A window of Corallococcus macrosporus DSM 14697 contains these coding sequences:
- a CDS encoding EscU/YscU/HrcU family type III secretion system export apparatus switch protein, which yields MSGEKTEKPSAKRLREARRKGQIPRSRVLNGGAVMAGGLIGLTSTAPTGMARLHAWTERLFLGQQDAGAWQEGVWIGARLCGPVLGGAFAAALLASVVTVGLEAELQHVTPRLERISIKAGLQRLFSWSPWFELAKLMLIVGVVGALVLRDAREAAPDAMRTAWLGGAEAFSRVVAHVSGLATRLVWLIVVLGLGDYALAWRRHLKDLMMTREELKREYKESEGDPQHKGQRKALHRQLAQGGAARGVQKATAVVVNPTHIAVALRYDADECDAPYLVAKARETDALAMREQARRLDIPVVRDIPLARSLIHYDVGEPIPEELYQAAAVVLRTAMDARELDGHPRRQTSCPPS from the coding sequence GTGAGCGGCGAGAAGACGGAGAAGCCCAGCGCGAAGCGCCTTCGGGAGGCGCGGCGCAAGGGGCAGATTCCCCGCAGCCGGGTGCTGAACGGCGGCGCGGTGATGGCGGGGGGCCTGATTGGCCTCACCTCGACCGCGCCGACGGGCATGGCGCGGCTCCATGCGTGGACGGAGCGGCTCTTCCTTGGACAGCAGGACGCGGGCGCATGGCAGGAGGGCGTGTGGATTGGCGCGCGACTCTGCGGGCCGGTCCTCGGGGGCGCGTTCGCCGCGGCGTTGCTCGCCTCGGTGGTCACCGTGGGGCTCGAGGCCGAGCTCCAGCATGTGACGCCGAGGCTGGAGCGCATCAGCATCAAGGCGGGCTTGCAGCGGCTCTTCAGTTGGAGCCCGTGGTTTGAGCTGGCGAAGCTGATGTTGATTGTCGGCGTGGTGGGCGCGCTCGTCCTGCGCGATGCGCGCGAGGCCGCGCCGGATGCGATGCGAACCGCATGGCTGGGAGGCGCGGAGGCCTTCAGCCGGGTGGTCGCGCATGTCTCCGGGCTGGCGACCCGACTGGTCTGGCTGATTGTGGTGCTGGGGTTGGGGGACTACGCGCTGGCCTGGCGGCGCCACCTCAAGGACTTGATGATGACCCGCGAGGAGCTGAAGCGGGAGTACAAGGAGAGCGAGGGCGACCCCCAGCACAAGGGACAGCGCAAGGCGCTGCACCGTCAGTTGGCGCAGGGGGGCGCGGCACGCGGGGTGCAAAAGGCGACAGCCGTGGTCGTCAATCCCACGCACATCGCGGTCGCGCTCCGCTACGACGCGGACGAATGTGACGCGCCCTACCTCGTGGCCAAGGCCCGGGAGACAGACGCGCTCGCCATGCGGGAGCAGGCACGCCGGCTGGACATTCCGGTGGTGCGGGACATCCCGCTGGCGCGCAGCCTCATCCACTACGACGTGGGCGAGCCCATCCCGGAGGAGCTGTACCAGGCGGCCGCGGTCGTCCTGCGCACGGCGATGGACGCGCGGGAGCTGGACGGCCATCCACGGAGACAGACGTCATGCCCCCCCTCATGA
- a CDS encoding EscT/YscT/HrcT family type III secretion system export apparatus protein, which produces MNLEPLRAWLDSLGPDIVVVALCAARLLPITLLCPLLGGQATPTMVRLALVLSLSLFLRVEAGVALDAPVTSTVALGGLVVRELLYGTSVGLVAALPFDAARMGGRFIDLLRGTSAEASLPHAGSREAAAGEGLYHLMIALVVSGGLWPLVISSVLRGFGVVKLGAFVPTEAATLHLALLAGAAMATGLAVGAPIAAAVLLVDCFLGLASRAAPQVNLQEVGAPLKILGGGAVLWLGTGVLCERLLAGVLSVEGALSLLGEVAR; this is translated from the coding sequence ATGAACCTGGAGCCGCTTCGCGCCTGGCTGGATTCACTGGGGCCCGACATCGTCGTGGTGGCCTTGTGTGCCGCCCGGCTGCTGCCCATCACGCTCCTGTGCCCTCTGTTGGGAGGGCAGGCCACGCCGACGATGGTGCGCCTGGCGCTGGTGCTCTCCCTGTCGCTGTTCCTCCGCGTCGAGGCGGGGGTGGCCCTGGACGCGCCCGTCACGTCCACGGTGGCCCTGGGCGGGTTGGTGGTCCGCGAGCTGCTGTACGGCACGTCCGTGGGGCTCGTCGCGGCGCTCCCGTTCGATGCCGCGCGAATGGGCGGCCGCTTCATCGACCTGCTTCGAGGCACCTCCGCCGAGGCGAGCCTGCCCCATGCGGGGAGCCGCGAGGCCGCCGCGGGGGAGGGGCTCTACCATCTGATGATTGCGTTGGTGGTCTCCGGTGGCCTGTGGCCGCTCGTCATCTCCAGCGTGTTGCGTGGCTTTGGCGTGGTGAAGCTGGGAGCCTTCGTCCCGACCGAGGCGGCCACGTTGCACCTCGCACTGCTGGCGGGCGCCGCCATGGCGACGGGGCTGGCGGTGGGGGCGCCCATCGCGGCGGCGGTGCTGCTCGTGGACTGCTTCCTGGGACTGGCCTCGCGCGCGGCGCCCCAGGTGAATCTGCAAGAGGTGGGGGCGCCGCTGAAGATTCTGGGCGGTGGCGCCGTGTTGTGGCTCGGAACGGGCGTGCTGTGTGAGCGGCTGCTGGCGGGTGTCTTGTCCGTGGAGGGCGCGCTGTCGCTGCTGGGGGAGGTGGCGCGGTGA
- a CDS encoding flagellar biosynthetic protein FliQ has translation MTQDVFLTLGREALLLMVMASLPPIGASLVVGFLSSLFQATTQLQESTLSVVPKLCAAVLALVLAGPWIAGQLTRFTHQLLLLISEVAA, from the coding sequence ATGACCCAGGATGTCTTTCTCACCCTGGGGCGCGAGGCCTTGCTGCTGATGGTGATGGCGTCGCTGCCGCCGATTGGCGCGAGCCTGGTGGTGGGGTTCTTGTCGAGCCTGTTCCAGGCCACCACGCAGCTTCAGGAGTCCACGCTTTCGGTGGTGCCCAAGCTGTGCGCCGCCGTCCTGGCGTTGGTCCTGGCGGGCCCCTGGATTGCCGGGCAGCTCACGCGCTTCACGCACCAGCTCCTGCTGCTCATCTCCGAGGTCGCGGCATGA
- the sctR gene encoding type III secretion system export apparatus subunit SctR: protein MSRGFVGVLVLVPAVAAAAESSLARMSYAGSPLSMMGMLAVMSLLPFAVLMLTSFSKIAVVLSLARSAMGTQQAPPTIVLTGLAAVLTGHIMAPVMERMYEAGQVAYTQVASGSGAEMLSAASRVSEPLRAFLVKHGSPEERARFVDLARELRPVEELESVRETDLFVVIPAFVITELKEAFQIGFLVFLPFLVLDMVIANVLLALGMQTLSPSQVSLPFKILLFVAVDGWSLLARGLILGYR from the coding sequence ATGAGCCGCGGCTTCGTGGGCGTGCTCGTGTTGGTTCCGGCCGTGGCCGCCGCGGCGGAGAGCTCGCTGGCTCGGATGTCGTACGCAGGCAGCCCGTTGTCGATGATGGGCATGCTCGCGGTGATGTCGCTGCTGCCGTTCGCGGTGTTGATGCTGACGAGCTTCTCGAAAATCGCCGTCGTGCTGTCGCTGGCCCGCTCGGCCATGGGCACGCAGCAGGCGCCGCCCACCATCGTGTTGACGGGGCTGGCGGCGGTGCTCACCGGCCACATCATGGCGCCGGTGATGGAGCGCATGTACGAAGCGGGGCAGGTGGCCTACACGCAGGTGGCGTCGGGCTCCGGCGCGGAGATGCTCTCCGCCGCGTCCCGCGTGTCGGAGCCGCTGCGGGCCTTCCTTGTCAAACACGGGAGCCCCGAGGAGCGCGCGCGCTTCGTGGACCTGGCGCGTGAGCTGCGGCCGGTGGAGGAGCTGGAGTCGGTGCGGGAGACGGACCTCTTCGTCGTCATCCCGGCCTTCGTCATCACCGAGCTGAAGGAGGCCTTCCAGATTGGCTTCCTCGTCTTCCTCCCGTTCCTCGTGCTGGACATGGTGATTGCCAACGTGTTGCTCGCGCTGGGCATGCAGACGCTGTCACCCAGCCAGGTGAGCCTGCCCTTCAAGATTCTCCTCTTCGTCGCCGTGGATGGCTGGTCGCTGCTCGCGCGGGGCCTCATCCTCGGTTACCGGTGA
- a CDS encoding flagellar biosynthetic protein FliO, giving the protein MNAQRFVPSPRSRLLLAGALVLALTVLGPVAGVSSTVAARWLLGGVALAVLGWWLHRRGGAVTGAPDAPRLNVVSRAGLSQRCGVALVEVDGHSYLVAFGDAFAEIRETPAPAPEFGHVLAQARRPMPRPRVLRGRRVRS; this is encoded by the coding sequence ATGAATGCACAGCGCTTCGTTCCTTCGCCGCGCTCACGCTTGTTGCTGGCGGGGGCGTTGGTGCTCGCGTTGACCGTCCTGGGGCCTGTGGCGGGAGTGTCCTCCACCGTGGCCGCGCGGTGGCTGCTGGGAGGCGTGGCGCTGGCCGTGCTGGGCTGGTGGCTGCACCGGCGCGGCGGCGCCGTCACGGGCGCACCCGATGCGCCCCGGCTGAACGTCGTGTCGCGGGCGGGGCTGTCCCAGCGGTGCGGCGTGGCGCTCGTGGAGGTGGACGGGCACAGCTACCTGGTGGCCTTTGGTGACGCGTTCGCGGAGATTCGCGAGACGCCCGCGCCGGCTCCGGAGTTCGGCCATGTCCTGGCGCAGGCGCGCCGGCCCATGCCCAGGCCACGCGTCCTCCGAGGCAGGCGGGTGCGGTCATGA
- the sctQ gene encoding type III secretion system cytoplasmic ring protein SctQ, whose amino-acid sequence MNTRIEHVPHRKVRPLRRLGTRRLARAHLVLAERPQAAGLGRQALLAVAEALTRELGCPVRAEARLLDAVVSPGEGLCEPAVFALLELSAVGGTAVLELEPALAFMGLERIAGAGQRPGVVTELARLEEATLAYVLLVALSAARDSGGASSWLGPRLAGVTMCKADVVSRLEPRQPLLGIELLLSVGEARAGARLLLPAQAVQTIFQPLPVERAPDIAAEVLAASLETRCLVGQTPLPVNAVDALVVGDVVVFEGVRKQAGQLLGPGRLVTRGFALSGDFLAEGFSLTRAQRRAIPQESDMVAVNKPEDGMPPLPVDVEIELTRVMIPLSELAALKPGALLPLHINASEPVVLRVGDRAVARAELVEIEGEVGARVLALLP is encoded by the coding sequence ATGAACACCCGTATCGAACATGTGCCCCACCGGAAGGTCCGTCCCCTGCGCCGGTTGGGGACGCGCCGGTTGGCCCGCGCGCACCTCGTGCTCGCGGAGCGTCCCCAGGCCGCGGGGCTCGGGCGGCAGGCGTTGCTGGCGGTGGCGGAGGCGCTGACGCGGGAGCTGGGCTGCCCGGTGCGGGCGGAGGCCCGCCTCCTGGACGCCGTCGTTTCGCCTGGGGAGGGGTTGTGCGAGCCCGCCGTCTTCGCGCTGCTGGAGTTGTCCGCGGTGGGTGGCACGGCGGTGCTGGAGCTGGAGCCCGCGCTCGCCTTCATGGGGCTGGAGCGCATCGCGGGGGCGGGGCAGCGCCCCGGCGTCGTCACGGAGCTGGCGCGGCTGGAAGAAGCGACGTTGGCGTATGTCCTGCTCGTCGCGCTGTCCGCGGCGCGGGACTCGGGCGGGGCCTCTTCGTGGCTGGGGCCCCGGCTCGCGGGCGTGACGATGTGCAAGGCGGACGTGGTGTCACGCCTGGAGCCTCGCCAGCCGTTGCTGGGTATCGAGCTGCTGCTCTCCGTGGGCGAGGCGCGGGCGGGCGCCAGGCTGCTGCTGCCGGCGCAGGCCGTCCAGACGATTTTCCAGCCGCTCCCCGTGGAGCGGGCGCCGGACATCGCGGCGGAGGTGCTGGCCGCATCGCTGGAGACCCGCTGCCTCGTGGGGCAGACGCCGCTTCCCGTGAACGCGGTGGACGCGCTGGTGGTGGGGGACGTCGTCGTCTTCGAGGGCGTGCGCAAGCAGGCCGGCCAGCTCCTCGGGCCCGGGCGGCTGGTGACGCGTGGATTCGCGCTCTCGGGGGACTTCCTCGCCGAGGGCTTTTCTCTGACCCGCGCGCAGCGGCGCGCGATTCCCCAGGAGTCGGACATGGTGGCCGTGAACAAGCCGGAGGACGGGATGCCTCCGCTGCCCGTGGACGTGGAGATTGAGCTGACGCGGGTGATGATTCCCTTGTCGGAGCTCGCGGCGCTCAAGCCGGGCGCGCTGTTGCCCCTGCACATCAACGCCAGTGAGCCGGTGGTGTTGCGCGTGGGAGACCGCGCGGTGGCCCGCGCCGAGCTGGTGGAAATCGAGGGCGAGGTCGGTGCCCGCGTCCTGGCGCTGCTGCCGTGA
- a CDS encoding flagellar M-ring protein FliF, which translates to MRFPPRRCFLLLLLLSVTACRERIQHGLEERQANELQSVLVERGLDARKVPEGGKKPTWSIEVADEHASDAVRILAELGLPRPQEEVGCDVFGGGGLVRTPVEESVCRVRVMERSLEKTLQSVEGVLLARVHLVVPAPPRLGQAPGPSKASAMLRVAPGSAARVRQSSETLKVLLAGGVEGLTPEAVSLLVDEVSSRVEPPSGGGVSPLTRLRALLALLGLMVTGLSVALVWVTLRMRHYRDRPVAPAVPPGPARPVLSQGPARKVA; encoded by the coding sequence ATGCGATTTCCCCCCCGTCGCTGTTTCCTTCTCCTTCTGCTCTTGAGTGTCACGGCGTGCCGGGAGCGCATCCAGCATGGCCTGGAGGAGCGGCAGGCCAACGAGCTTCAATCGGTGCTCGTCGAGCGAGGGCTCGACGCGCGCAAGGTCCCCGAGGGAGGCAAGAAGCCCACCTGGTCCATCGAGGTGGCGGATGAGCACGCCTCGGACGCGGTGCGCATCCTGGCGGAGCTCGGACTGCCGAGGCCCCAGGAGGAAGTGGGCTGTGACGTCTTCGGCGGTGGCGGGCTGGTGCGCACGCCGGTGGAGGAGAGCGTCTGCCGGGTGCGGGTGATGGAGCGGAGCCTGGAGAAGACGCTCCAGTCGGTGGAAGGGGTGCTGCTCGCGCGCGTCCACCTGGTGGTGCCCGCGCCGCCGAGGCTGGGGCAGGCGCCGGGGCCGTCGAAGGCGTCCGCCATGCTCCGGGTGGCGCCGGGCAGCGCCGCCCGGGTGCGGCAGTCCTCCGAGACGTTGAAGGTCCTCCTCGCGGGAGGCGTGGAGGGGCTGACGCCGGAGGCCGTGTCGCTGCTCGTGGACGAGGTCTCCTCCCGGGTGGAACCTCCGTCGGGCGGCGGCGTCTCGCCGCTGACCCGGCTGCGTGCCTTGCTGGCGCTGTTGGGCCTCATGGTGACGGGGCTGTCGGTGGCGCTGGTGTGGGTGACGCTCCGGATGCGGCACTACCGCGACCGGCCGGTGGCTCCGGCCGTGCCGCCTGGCCCTGCCCGGCCCGTGTTGTCGCAGGGGCCGGCGCGCAAGGTGGCTTGA
- a CDS encoding ATP-dependent helicase HrpB, which translates to MAMDTLGPVGGAGAAPAVEPSRERFGKVLEDVKGPAKGAGVPVATEGPPKSAPTSAPRGVSRAEGVGPAAPGRADVKPGARVDSVQAARAQQAAQVLDRVGQAQKRLDHILHLAQSGRSFTPAELLALQAHVYRASQELDLAGKVVEKATGGVKQVLQTQV; encoded by the coding sequence ATGGCCATGGACACGTTGGGGCCGGTGGGGGGCGCGGGCGCGGCGCCCGCGGTGGAGCCCAGCCGGGAGCGCTTCGGCAAGGTATTGGAGGACGTGAAGGGGCCGGCGAAGGGGGCCGGGGTTCCGGTGGCCACCGAGGGGCCGCCGAAGTCCGCGCCCACGTCGGCGCCGCGCGGTGTCTCCCGGGCGGAGGGCGTGGGGCCCGCGGCGCCGGGCCGCGCGGACGTGAAGCCGGGCGCCCGTGTGGACTCGGTGCAGGCGGCGCGCGCGCAGCAGGCGGCGCAGGTGCTGGACCGGGTGGGGCAGGCGCAGAAGCGGCTGGACCACATCCTCCACCTGGCGCAGTCCGGCCGCAGCTTCACACCCGCGGAGCTGCTCGCGTTGCAGGCCCATGTCTACCGGGCGAGCCAGGAGCTCGACCTCGCCGGCAAGGTCGTCGAGAAGGCGACTGGCGGCGTGAAGCAGGTCCTCCAGACCCAGGTTTGA
- a CDS encoding PilZ domain-containing protein — MRTTDGGPQIAERYHPRIDANLPVKVLLKGRSVMVRARDVSMAGLFLMAHPSDTARELTIAVPLPGDREILTTCQIRRREVDGVALEFGELDWDDLIALARYLHPRLP, encoded by the coding sequence GTGAGGACGACCGATGGCGGCCCCCAGATTGCCGAGCGCTATCACCCGCGCATCGACGCCAACCTCCCCGTGAAGGTCCTCCTCAAGGGGCGCTCGGTGATGGTCCGCGCCCGGGACGTCTCCATGGCGGGCCTGTTCCTGATGGCCCACCCGTCCGACACCGCGCGCGAGCTCACCATCGCGGTGCCGCTGCCCGGGGACCGGGAAATCCTCACCACCTGCCAGATTCGCCGCCGCGAGGTGGACGGCGTGGCGCTGGAGTTCGGCGAGCTGGACTGGGACGACCTCATCGCCCTGGCGCGCTACCTCCACCCGCGCCTGCCCTGA
- a CDS encoding response regulator, whose amino-acid sequence MAGDSQAPFHILLVEDEPVIRELVRSMLSDGTVEVVCAATGLEGLKLARSHPFQLILMDVVLPQLDGISVCRILKSDPATAEVPLYMLTAKAKRSDMESATQAGADGYIHKPFRGAELMALVERLREAGPKPEQP is encoded by the coding sequence ATGGCTGGCGATTCCCAGGCACCCTTCCACATCCTGCTCGTCGAGGATGAGCCGGTCATCCGGGAGCTGGTGCGCTCCATGTTGAGCGACGGCACCGTCGAGGTGGTGTGCGCGGCCACGGGGCTGGAGGGCCTGAAGCTGGCCAGGAGCCACCCGTTCCAGCTCATCCTGATGGACGTGGTGCTGCCGCAGCTCGACGGCATCTCCGTGTGCCGCATCCTCAAGAGCGACCCGGCCACCGCCGAGGTGCCTCTCTACATGCTCACGGCGAAGGCGAAGCGCTCCGACATGGAGAGCGCGACGCAGGCGGGGGCGGATGGCTACATCCACAAGCCCTTCCGGGGCGCCGAGCTGATGGCGCTGGTGGAGCGGCTGCGCGAAGCGGGGCCGAAGCCGGAGCAGCCCTGA
- a CDS encoding SH3 domain-containing protein — MSGYYTPDEAQDIFLKANEAYAREDYAAAKAGYEKLLSNGQGGPDVLYNLGTTHLAQGDLGRAVLALEQARKEGGQAPDLEANLAVARARQVDKVVGATAEDAFLPRVAAATDGQVVAWTFLGTWVAAFALVLLWRLLGPGRRTAVGVLAVLLFAVAVPSGLLVATHAYVGATVHEAVVLAPTLVARELPQPGARSIFEVHAGLKVRLLEETGRFVRIRLPNGLEGWAERDGVAEI; from the coding sequence GTGAGCGGCTACTACACGCCGGACGAGGCGCAGGACATCTTCCTCAAGGCCAACGAGGCCTACGCGCGCGAGGACTACGCGGCGGCCAAGGCGGGCTACGAGAAGCTGCTGTCGAACGGCCAGGGGGGCCCCGACGTGCTCTACAACCTGGGCACCACCCACCTGGCGCAGGGCGACCTGGGCCGCGCGGTGCTGGCCCTGGAGCAGGCGCGGAAGGAAGGGGGCCAGGCGCCGGATCTGGAGGCCAACCTCGCCGTGGCCCGGGCGCGGCAGGTGGACAAGGTGGTGGGCGCCACGGCGGAGGATGCCTTCCTGCCGCGCGTGGCCGCGGCCACGGACGGCCAGGTGGTGGCGTGGACGTTCCTGGGCACGTGGGTGGCGGCCTTCGCCCTGGTGCTGCTGTGGCGCTTGCTGGGGCCGGGGCGCAGGACGGCGGTGGGCGTGCTCGCGGTCCTGCTCTTCGCGGTGGCGGTGCCCTCCGGGCTCCTGGTGGCCACGCACGCCTACGTGGGAGCCACGGTGCACGAGGCCGTGGTGCTGGCCCCCACGCTGGTGGCGCGCGAGCTGCCCCAGCCCGGCGCCCGCTCCATCTTCGAGGTGCACGCCGGCCTCAAGGTGCGCCTGCTGGAGGAGACGGGCCGCTTCGTCCGCATCCGGCTGCCCAATGGCCTGGAAGGCTGGGCGGAACGGGACGGCGTGGCTGAAATCTGA
- a CDS encoding BatD family protein has product MRRTGSALGVVFAVFALLATAPAWAASDDLDFYQTADRTEVGTEDTFRLTVVVVDAPPNARVKLPESEDFAILSRSHSSQRAISLSGGPAVIQDVTRHVLVMQATRAGRLKIPPSQITVRGKTYRTQPVEMTVRPGRVGGAPSSAQAGRGGGRQPDPFASIQSQMQQMEEAFGDMMEADRPTIPRGDSDLFLRASLDRDTVYVGEQVTLSLYIYSRVDLSSVDAVTMPKLEGFWTEEVESPTQLSGEQRVVDGIPYRAYLLRRRAIFPVKSGTLSITPAEADITTGFLFAGHRVHRVSNALKVKVKPLPPGGPQDMPNAHVGNWALSVDVSQTQVELGQPVTVKVILEGVGNVKNVTPPELKGPAALKIYDPTTTDKVSPRRHRVQGRRVMEYLVMPQRTGRFTLPALEFPYFDPRARRYEVARTDPVTLTVEAGAGGASSIASSSQGSSDAANEQKNVLMAGGLRPVRYQARFAAPAMPVWKRGFFVPLVLAPLGLLLGVALIGGVRGRLALRTEAGRGRQQAKAARKRLADAEKLQSGADVGAFYGEVEKALHGFLEARLGMPVVGLTREALAERLTVAGADEERRAKVLFVLEACDFGRYGGGGDPAERQKVMDAAAAAMEGWA; this is encoded by the coding sequence ATGAGAAGGACTGGTAGCGCCCTCGGCGTGGTGTTCGCCGTGTTCGCCCTGCTGGCCACCGCGCCGGCGTGGGCGGCCTCGGACGACCTCGATTTCTACCAGACGGCGGACCGCACGGAGGTGGGCACCGAGGACACCTTCCGCCTCACGGTGGTCGTGGTGGACGCGCCCCCCAACGCGCGGGTGAAGCTGCCGGAGTCGGAGGACTTCGCCATCCTCTCCCGCTCGCACAGCAGCCAGCGCGCCATCTCCCTGTCCGGCGGCCCCGCCGTCATCCAGGACGTCACGCGGCACGTGCTGGTGATGCAGGCCACGCGCGCGGGGCGGCTCAAGATTCCGCCGTCGCAAATCACGGTGCGCGGCAAGACGTACCGCACCCAGCCCGTGGAGATGACGGTGAGGCCGGGCCGGGTGGGGGGCGCGCCGTCCTCCGCTCAGGCGGGCCGCGGCGGCGGCCGGCAGCCGGACCCCTTCGCCAGCATCCAGTCGCAGATGCAGCAGATGGAGGAGGCCTTCGGCGACATGATGGAGGCGGACCGGCCCACGATTCCGCGGGGCGACTCCGACCTGTTCCTGCGCGCCAGCCTGGACCGGGACACTGTCTACGTGGGCGAGCAGGTGACGCTGTCGCTCTACATCTATTCGCGCGTGGACCTGTCCAGCGTGGACGCCGTCACCATGCCCAAGCTGGAGGGCTTCTGGACCGAGGAGGTGGAGAGCCCCACGCAGCTTTCGGGCGAGCAGCGCGTGGTGGACGGCATCCCGTACCGCGCCTACCTGCTGCGCCGCCGCGCCATCTTCCCGGTGAAGTCCGGCACGCTGTCCATCACCCCCGCGGAGGCGGACATCACCACCGGCTTCCTCTTCGCCGGGCATCGCGTGCACCGGGTGTCCAACGCGCTCAAGGTGAAGGTGAAGCCGCTGCCGCCCGGTGGGCCCCAGGACATGCCCAACGCGCACGTGGGCAACTGGGCGCTGTCCGTGGACGTCTCGCAGACGCAGGTGGAGCTGGGCCAGCCCGTCACGGTGAAGGTCATCCTGGAGGGCGTGGGCAACGTGAAGAACGTCACGCCCCCCGAGCTGAAGGGCCCCGCCGCGCTCAAGATTTATGACCCCACCACGACGGACAAGGTGTCGCCGCGGCGCCACCGCGTGCAGGGCCGGCGGGTGATGGAGTACCTGGTGATGCCGCAGCGCACGGGCCGCTTCACCTTGCCCGCGCTGGAGTTCCCCTACTTCGACCCGCGCGCCCGCAGGTACGAGGTGGCCCGCACCGACCCGGTGACGCTCACGGTGGAGGCGGGCGCGGGCGGCGCGTCGTCCATCGCCTCGTCGTCGCAAGGCTCGTCGGACGCGGCCAACGAGCAGAAGAACGTGCTGATGGCGGGCGGCCTGCGGCCGGTGCGCTACCAGGCGCGGTTCGCCGCGCCCGCCATGCCGGTGTGGAAGCGGGGCTTCTTCGTCCCGCTGGTGCTGGCGCCGCTGGGGCTGCTGCTGGGCGTGGCGCTGATTGGCGGCGTGCGCGGGCGGCTGGCGCTGCGCACCGAGGCCGGACGCGGGCGGCAACAGGCGAAGGCCGCGCGCAAGCGCCTGGCGGACGCGGAGAAGCTTCAGTCTGGCGCGGACGTGGGCGCCTTCTACGGCGAGGTGGAGAAGGCGCTGCACGGTTTCCTGGAGGCGCGGCTGGGCATGCCCGTGGTGGGCCTCACGCGTGAGGCGCTCGCCGAGCGGCTGACGGTGGCCGGCGCGGACGAGGAGCGGCGCGCCAAGGTGCTCTTCGTGCTGGAGGCGTGCGACTTCGGCCGCTACGGCGGCGGAGGAGACCCGGCCGAGCGTCAGAAGGTGATGGATGCCGCGGCGGCGGCCATGGAGGGCTGGGCGTGA
- a CDS encoding tetratricopeptide repeat protein, translating to MSAAKTRAARWVAWGLVATLALPSPVWAAGPLERDHPLVEQGREAYTAGRFEEALEAFEAAKKERPNDVVLDFNRADALAKLGRVADAKALFQSVTESNRADLRQKAWYNLGNLHATTGDRQEALKAYRRALTLDPQDVQARHNYEVVLRNLPPPQDKGQDGGTDGGHDGGSDGGRPDAGEDGGTKGDGGTPQDGGMDGGADGGADGGADGGASDGGMDGGADGGDGDGGSDGGSDGGADGGDQGPPDKGDGGADGGADGGQDDGEGEPQDGGSDGGSAGEEDSEESEADGGSSESELDRQEAERLLDAMKQNEKNLQLWRFQQKKKQRKPNEKDW from the coding sequence ATGAGCGCCGCGAAGACGCGCGCGGCGCGGTGGGTGGCGTGGGGGCTGGTGGCGACGCTGGCGCTGCCCTCGCCCGTGTGGGCCGCCGGGCCGCTGGAGCGGGACCACCCGCTGGTGGAGCAGGGCCGCGAGGCGTACACCGCGGGCCGCTTCGAGGAGGCGCTGGAGGCCTTCGAGGCCGCGAAGAAGGAGCGCCCCAACGACGTGGTGTTGGACTTCAACCGCGCGGACGCGCTGGCCAAGCTGGGCCGGGTCGCGGATGCGAAGGCGCTGTTCCAGTCGGTGACGGAGTCCAACCGCGCCGACCTGCGCCAGAAGGCCTGGTACAACCTGGGCAACCTGCACGCGACCACGGGCGACCGGCAGGAGGCGCTGAAGGCCTACCGGCGCGCGCTCACGTTGGACCCGCAGGACGTGCAGGCCCGCCACAACTACGAGGTGGTGCTGCGCAACCTGCCGCCGCCCCAGGACAAGGGCCAGGACGGCGGCACGGACGGTGGCCACGACGGCGGCAGTGACGGTGGACGTCCGGACGCCGGTGAGGACGGCGGCACGAAGGGCGACGGCGGCACGCCCCAGGATGGCGGCATGGACGGCGGCGCGGACGGTGGCGCCGACGGCGGCGCGGACGGTGGCGCCAGCGACGGCGGCATGGACGGCGGTGCTGACGGCGGCGACGGTGATGGTGGCAGCGACGGCGGCTCCGACGGCGGCGCGGATGGGGGTGACCAGGGCCCGCCGGACAAGGGCGACGGGGGCGCGGACGGCGGCGCGGATGGTGGACAGGACGACGGAGAGGGCGAGCCCCAGGACGGTGGCAGTGACGGCGGCAGCGCGGGAGAAGAAGACTCGGAGGAGTCCGAGGCGGACGGCGGCTCCAGCGAGTCGGAACTGGATCGGCAGGAGGCGGAGCGCCTGCTGGACGCGATGAAGCAGAACGAGAAGAACCTCCAGCTCTGGCGGTTCCAGCAGAAGAAGAAGCAGAGGAAGCCGAATGAGAAGGACTGGTAG